One Acutalibacter muris DNA window includes the following coding sequences:
- the tsaD gene encoding tRNA (adenosine(37)-N6)-threonylcarbamoyltransferase complex transferase subunit TsaD: MLILGIETSCDETAAAVVEDGRRVLSSVVASQIEEHKIYGGVVPEIASRRHSEAITAVVSGALDEAGAAISDVSAVAVTYAPGLIGALLVGVNFAKGLALSADLPLVPVHHLRGHIAANYLSHGELEPPFLCLVVSGGHSHIVDVGDYCTLDVVARTRDDAAGEAFDKAARAMGIPYPGGVELDKIAEGGDPGAYKLPRPRVEGSPLDFSFSGLKTAALNLLNSARQRGEEINVPNLCASYRRAVVEYLVDHFGTAVRESGAGRIAAAGGVSANRLLRRELEALSRETGAALYLPELRYCGDNAAMIAAQGYYEFINGHTAGMGLNAYPQMDIGESFSAALL, encoded by the coding sequence ATGCTGATTCTGGGGATAGAGACCTCCTGCGACGAGACCGCCGCGGCGGTGGTGGAGGACGGGCGAAGGGTGCTCTCGTCGGTGGTGGCAAGCCAGATAGAGGAGCACAAAATATACGGCGGCGTGGTGCCGGAGATAGCCTCCCGCAGGCATAGCGAGGCAATAACCGCCGTGGTAAGCGGGGCCCTTGACGAAGCCGGTGCGGCCATATCCGACGTCTCTGCCGTCGCCGTCACCTATGCCCCCGGGCTTATAGGGGCGCTGCTGGTGGGGGTGAACTTTGCGAAGGGGCTGGCCCTGTCGGCAGATCTGCCCCTGGTGCCGGTGCACCACTTGAGGGGGCATATTGCGGCGAATTACCTGAGCCATGGGGAGTTGGAGCCGCCGTTTTTATGCCTGGTGGTGTCCGGGGGGCACTCACATATTGTGGACGTGGGGGACTACTGCACGCTGGATGTCGTGGCGCGCACCAGGGACGATGCGGCGGGCGAGGCCTTCGACAAGGCCGCCCGGGCCATGGGGATACCCTATCCCGGCGGGGTGGAGCTGGACAAAATAGCCGAGGGCGGCGACCCGGGGGCGTATAAGCTCCCGAGGCCCAGGGTGGAGGGCTCGCCCCTGGATTTCAGCTTCTCCGGGCTGAAGACCGCCGCTCTGAACCTTCTGAACTCCGCACGGCAGAGGGGGGAGGAGATAAACGTGCCCAACCTCTGCGCCAGTTACCGGCGGGCGGTGGTGGAGTACCTTGTGGACCACTTCGGTACGGCGGTTCGGGAGAGCGGGGCCGGGAGGATAGCGGCAGCCGGGGGCGTTTCCGCCAACCGGCTGCTGAGAAGGGAGCTTGAGGCCCTGAGCCGGGAGACCGGCGCTGCGCTGTACCTTCCGGAGCTTAGATACTGCGGGGACAACGCCGCCATGATAGCGGCCCAGGGGTATTATGAGTTTATAAACGGCCACACGGCGGGCATGGGACTTAACGCCTATCCCCAGATGGACATTGGGGAGAGCTTCAGCGCGGCCTTGCTCTGA
- a CDS encoding alpha/beta hydrolase: MSKSKKAVRAVCIVIIAIFALLLTTYINHQIQLNREAELRSPLGQMVEVDGHDMSVYVEGTGGTTLVFMSGGGTCSPILDFKSLYSLLSDRYQIAVVEKFGYGFSDVVDKDRGIDSILEDTRAALSASGLAAPYVLCPHSMSGLEALYWARKYPDEVSAIIGLDMAVPEYYDSMDINIPLMRIAGWAANMGVTRFIPGISDSDAIKHGALSEEEKEIYKAVFYSRTATATMINEMEGVKENADKVDSMGVPQLPILLFVSDGSGGTGFDKDTWRRIPIEYISQVDEGEYIELDCPHYVHDYEYKAISENILSFLLKH, translated from the coding sequence ATGAGTAAAAGCAAAAAGGCTGTAAGAGCAGTCTGCATAGTAATTATTGCAATATTTGCACTGCTGCTTACTACATATATCAATCATCAGATACAGTTAAATAGGGAAGCTGAACTGCGTTCACCGCTGGGACAGATGGTCGAGGTTGACGGACACGATATGAGCGTATATGTTGAAGGGACAGGCGGCACAACGCTGGTTTTCATGTCGGGCGGCGGGACCTGCTCTCCCATACTGGATTTCAAGTCCCTCTATTCTCTTTTAAGCGACAGATATCAGATCGCGGTCGTAGAGAAATTTGGATACGGTTTCAGTGACGTTGTAGATAAGGACAGGGGTATCGACTCTATACTCGAGGACACAAGGGCTGCCCTTTCCGCCTCAGGATTAGCTGCGCCCTATGTCCTCTGTCCCCACTCCATGTCGGGGCTTGAGGCCCTGTACTGGGCGCGGAAATACCCTGATGAGGTGTCCGCGATCATCGGGCTCGACATGGCGGTGCCGGAGTATTATGACAGCATGGACATAAATATACCGCTTATGCGCATTGCGGGCTGGGCGGCCAATATGGGAGTGACCCGCTTTATACCGGGCATTTCGGACAGCGACGCTATAAAGCACGGTGCCTTGTCGGAGGAGGAAAAAGAAATATATAAAGCCGTTTTCTACAGCCGGACGGCCACAGCGACAATGATAAACGAGATGGAGGGGGTAAAGGAAAACGCTGATAAGGTAGACAGTATGGGGGTCCCGCAGCTTCCGATACTGCTGTTTGTTTCGGACGGTTCCGGCGGAACAGGTTTTGATAAAGATACCTGGAGGAGAATCCCCATAGAATATATATCGCAGGTTGACGAGGGGGAATATATAGAATTAGACTGCCCGCATTATGTCCATGATTATGAGTACAAGGCAATAAGCGAAAATATCCTTTCGTTCCTTCTGAAACATTAG
- a CDS encoding YlmC/YmxH family sporulation protein has protein sequence MPCRMGELRQKEVINVRDGGRLGFVCDVEIDTHTAQVTALVVYGRSRLFGLLGREPDTVIPWRDIEMIGGDIVLVKCDAPPQSESLFMKLWKKLTG, from the coding sequence ATGCCATGCAGAATGGGAGAGCTGCGTCAAAAAGAGGTCATCAACGTCAGGGACGGCGGCCGGCTGGGCTTTGTGTGCGACGTGGAGATAGACACCCATACCGCCCAGGTCACTGCCCTGGTGGTATACGGCCGCTCCCGGCTTTTCGGCCTTCTGGGCCGGGAGCCGGACACGGTGATCCCCTGGAGGGATATCGAGATGATAGGCGGGGACATCGTGCTGGTAAAATGCGACGCGCCGCCGCAGAGCGAAAGCCTTTTTATGAAGCTCTGGAAAAAGCTGACGGGTTAA
- a CDS encoding ParA family protein — protein sequence MSKVIAICNQKGGVGKTVTTVNLGIGLARQGKRVLLVDVDAQGSLTASLGYQHPDQLEETISTVLGKVIEDKPLLPGEGIIHHKEGVDLLPANIDLAAIEVTLVNIMSRETILREYLNTVRDQYDIILLDCCPSLGMLTINALSAADTLIIPMMAHYLSLKGMEQLMRTIGKVKRQINPNLTISGILVTMADMRTTYSQEIVELLRNSYGSQLKIFDAIIPRSIRAAETSAEGKSIFLHDPSGKVSAAYEALTLEVAS from the coding sequence ATGAGCAAGGTAATCGCAATCTGCAACCAAAAAGGCGGGGTCGGCAAGACCGTCACCACCGTAAACTTAGGCATCGGCCTAGCCCGCCAGGGTAAACGTGTCCTGCTGGTGGACGTAGACGCACAAGGCTCTTTGACCGCCAGCCTGGGCTACCAGCACCCGGACCAGTTAGAGGAAACCATTTCCACTGTGCTGGGCAAGGTCATAGAGGACAAGCCCCTTCTCCCCGGCGAGGGAATTATCCACCATAAGGAAGGAGTTGACCTGCTCCCCGCCAACATCGACCTTGCGGCTATTGAGGTCACGCTGGTGAACATCATGAGCCGGGAAACTATCCTCCGTGAATACCTAAACACTGTCCGCGACCAGTACGACATCATTCTCCTGGACTGCTGCCCCTCGCTGGGTATGCTTACCATCAACGCCCTATCAGCCGCCGACACGCTTATTATCCCAATGATGGCCCATTACCTCTCGCTGAAAGGTATGGAGCAGCTCATGAGGACCATCGGCAAAGTAAAGAGGCAAATCAACCCAAACTTGACCATCAGCGGTATTCTCGTCACAATGGCCGATATGCGGACCACCTACTCGCAGGAAATCGTGGAACTGCTGAGAAATTCCTATGGCAGTCAACTCAAAATTTTCGACGCCATCATTCCCCGCTCCATCCGTGCGGCAGAGACCAGCGCCGAGGGCAAGAGCATATTTCTTCATGACCCCTCTGGAAAAGTCTCTGCGGCATATGAGGCCCTGACCTTAGAGGTAGCGTCATGA
- the rimI gene encoding ribosomal protein S18-alanine N-acetyltransferase: MKILFVCTGNTCRSPMAEGLFRVLAPEHECGSAGLSAVPGQPATTQAVVCCEELGADISAHRSRQLARGELSEWDMFFPMTRAHGAVLEGAGVPPEKVYYPGEIADPYGGDLEVYRACRDRIMAELLRFRDALGGARIVPMELGHLPQVEAIERECFSLPWSMESFKEELINPLAVYVAAELQGRVAGYGGMRNAAGEYYIDNIAVAPGSRRRGIGRQIMSYLVGYAGKHGGLFVSLEVRPSNAPAIALYESLGFKKAGLRRDFYEKPREDGLIYTLTFKEEEGC, from the coding sequence ATGAAAATTTTATTTGTCTGCACCGGCAACACCTGCCGCAGCCCCATGGCCGAGGGCCTGTTCCGTGTCCTTGCCCCGGAGCATGAGTGTGGGAGCGCCGGGCTCTCCGCCGTGCCGGGGCAGCCGGCCACCACCCAGGCGGTGGTCTGCTGTGAGGAGCTGGGGGCCGACATATCCGCCCACCGCTCCCGGCAGCTTGCCCGGGGAGAGCTTTCGGAATGGGATATGTTTTTCCCTATGACCCGGGCTCACGGTGCGGTGCTTGAGGGCGCGGGGGTGCCGCCGGAGAAGGTGTACTATCCGGGGGAGATAGCGGACCCATACGGCGGGGACCTGGAGGTGTACAGGGCCTGCCGGGACCGAATAATGGCCGAGCTTCTGAGGTTCCGGGACGCTCTTGGCGGCGCGCGGATAGTGCCGATGGAGCTGGGGCACCTGCCCCAGGTGGAGGCCATAGAGCGGGAATGCTTCTCCCTGCCCTGGAGCATGGAGAGCTTTAAGGAGGAGCTTATAAACCCCTTGGCCGTGTATGTGGCGGCAGAGCTTCAGGGGCGCGTGGCGGGCTACGGCGGTATGCGCAACGCCGCCGGGGAGTATTATATTGACAATATCGCCGTTGCGCCCGGGAGCAGGCGGCGGGGGATAGGCCGCCAGATAATGTCCTATCTTGTGGGATACGCGGGGAAGCATGGGGGGCTGTTCGTGTCCCTGGAGGTGCGGCCCTCCAACGCCCCGGCCATAGCCCTGTACGAGAGCCTGGGCTTTAAAAAGGCCGGCCTGCGCCGTGATTTCTATGAGAAGCCCCGGGAGGACGGGCTCATATACACTTTGACTTTTAAGGAGGAGGAAGGATGCTGA
- a CDS encoding ParB/RepB/Spo0J family partition protein: protein MKSSAAKIQITGLDDLFGGIPAQVAADQIQELSLRELHPFKEHPFHVADDEKMREMAESVAQYGVLVPGIVRPRPEGGYEIIAGHRRSRASELAGKETMPVIVRDMDDDEATIVMVDSNLQREKILPSEKAFAYRMKLEAIKHQGQRTDFTSGPLGQKWSRDAVSANSPDSARQIQRLIRLTELVPCLLDLVDQDKFPLRPAVEVSYIPMDGQELLYNVIENKSFGPPSMEQAKKLRECSERTELTTSLIIDIISDEKPTPLQVTLKNKCLSQYFPKDYTQKQIEEVILSLLETWKYQQKGAVTDGSNS, encoded by the coding sequence ATGAAAAGCAGCGCGGCGAAAATACAAATAACCGGCCTGGACGATTTATTTGGCGGAATCCCGGCCCAGGTTGCTGCTGACCAAATTCAAGAGCTTTCTTTGAGGGAACTGCATCCCTTCAAGGAGCACCCCTTCCATGTGGCGGACGATGAGAAAATGCGGGAAATGGCCGAGAGCGTGGCCCAATACGGTGTTCTGGTGCCTGGTATCGTCCGGCCAAGGCCCGAGGGCGGCTATGAAATCATAGCGGGCCACCGGCGCTCAAGAGCCAGTGAGCTGGCCGGGAAAGAGACCATGCCGGTTATCGTCAGGGATATGGACGATGACGAGGCCACGATTGTCATGGTGGACAGCAATTTGCAGCGGGAGAAGATTCTGCCCAGTGAAAAGGCGTTTGCCTATCGGATGAAACTTGAGGCGATAAAACATCAGGGTCAGAGAACAGATTTTACTTCTGGCCCACTGGGCCAGAAGTGGTCTCGAGACGCAGTATCAGCTAATTCTCCAGACAGCGCAAGGCAGATTCAACGGCTCATACGCTTGACGGAGCTTGTTCCATGTCTGTTGGACCTTGTTGACCAAGATAAGTTCCCATTGCGGCCAGCCGTAGAAGTTTCATACATCCCTATGGACGGGCAAGAGCTGCTGTATAACGTAATTGAGAACAAGTCTTTCGGGCCACCGTCTATGGAACAGGCGAAAAAGCTGAGAGAATGCAGTGAGCGCACCGAATTGACAACGAGCCTTATTATTGACATCATCTCAGATGAAAAACCCACGCCACTACAAGTCACCCTCAAAAATAAATGCCTGAGCCAGTATTTCCCCAAAGACTACACACAGAAACAGATAGAGGAGGTCATCCTCTCCCTGCTGGAAACCTGGAAGTATCAACAGAAAGGGGCTGTGACAGATGGCAGCAACAGCTAG
- a CDS encoding DNA cytosine methyltransferase: protein MMKLLLGGSPCTHWSIAQSRHRETRPEGQGWELFRNYLIAKERYCPDFFLYENNKSMAPAIREQITAELGVEPIFINSALVSAQSRQRLYWTNIPGVEQPEDRGLVLRDILESGLPLREKGYTLKANYANSNAANALDSKHFPATMAAEPIRVGAIESSTGSEGQGHRVYSADGKSKTLCGNGGGAGAKTGLYTVPTGMAWRGHANADNPSSFEARPDQKANAVIVGHQSRLVIETADGRSFPAYEVKNGRIAIKGREYPIRLADGFYIIRKLTVLECMRLQTVPEDYIFPVSNSQAYKMLGNGWTVEVIAHILL, encoded by the coding sequence ATGATGAAACTCCTGCTGGGCGGCTCGCCCTGCACCCACTGGAGTATCGCCCAATCGCGCCACAGAGAGACCAGGCCGGAGGGCCAGGGCTGGGAGCTGTTCCGCAACTATCTTATCGCAAAGGAGCGGTATTGTCCAGACTTTTTCCTCTATGAGAACAACAAAAGCATGGCGCCGGCTATCCGGGAGCAGATCACGGCGGAGCTGGGTGTGGAGCCGATATTCATCAACTCCGCCCTGGTGTCCGCCCAGAGCCGCCAGCGGCTTTACTGGACGAACATACCCGGAGTAGAGCAGCCCGAGGACCGTGGGCTGGTGCTGCGGGACATTTTGGAGAGCGGCCTGCCGCTCCGGGAAAAAGGGTACACACTGAAAGCCAACTATGCCAACTCTAACGCGGCCAACGCCCTGGATAGCAAGCACTTCCCCGCGACAATGGCGGCGGAGCCAATCCGAGTGGGCGCCATCGAGAGCAGCACCGGCTCAGAGGGCCAGGGCCACAGAGTGTACTCTGCGGACGGAAAGAGCAAGACCCTCTGCGGCAACGGCGGCGGTGCGGGAGCGAAAACTGGGCTTTACACAGTCCCCACCGGGATGGCATGGCGGGGCCATGCAAACGCTGATAACCCATCCTCCTTTGAGGCCCGCCCTGACCAGAAAGCTAACGCTGTCATTGTAGGCCACCAGAGCCGCCTTGTGATAGAAACTGCTGATGGCAGGAGTTTCCCGGCCTATGAGGTCAAAAACGGTCGGATTGCAATAAAGGGTCGGGAGTATCCCATACGGCTGGCAGACGGTTTCTACATCATCCGCAAGCTGACGGTTTTGGAGTGTATGCGACTGCAAACGGTCCCGGAAGACTACATATTCCCGGTGAGCAACTCCCAGGCATACAAAATGCTGGGCAACGGCTGGACGGTGGAGGTTATCGCACATATCCTTCTTTGA
- the trmB gene encoding tRNA (guanosine(46)-N7)-methyltransferase TrmB, which yields MRIRKKAWARPELSACPYYIEDPRELRGRWQELFGKKRPLYLDLGCGKCVYLAAAAKAEPEVNFVGIDISYDILGVGRRNIQQAFGDKEPDNVLLCYYNIERLPELFAPGETDRLIINFCNPWPAAHCHKRRLTHTRQLLKYKPLLSEKGELWFKTDNDDLYLATKRYLKEAGFEITFDTRDLHALKDPNNILTEHEVKFTSEGITTKALRARPR from the coding sequence ATGCGTATAAGAAAAAAGGCCTGGGCCCGGCCGGAGCTTTCCGCGTGCCCCTACTACATAGAGGACCCCCGGGAGCTTCGGGGCCGCTGGCAGGAGCTCTTCGGGAAGAAGCGGCCCCTATACCTGGACCTGGGCTGCGGCAAATGCGTGTATCTTGCCGCGGCGGCGAAGGCGGAGCCCGAGGTGAACTTTGTGGGCATAGACATCAGCTATGACATACTGGGCGTTGGCCGCAGGAATATCCAGCAGGCCTTCGGCGATAAGGAGCCGGACAATGTGCTGCTCTGCTATTACAACATAGAGCGTCTCCCGGAGCTTTTCGCCCCCGGCGAAACTGACCGGCTGATAATAAATTTCTGCAACCCCTGGCCCGCCGCCCACTGCCACAAGCGCCGCCTGACCCATACCCGCCAGCTTTTAAAGTACAAGCCCCTGCTTTCGGAAAAGGGCGAACTATGGTTCAAGACCGACAACGACGACCTATACCTGGCCACAAAGCGTTACTTAAAGGAAGCCGGTTTTGAGATAACCTTCGACACAAGGGACCTGCACGCCCTGAAGGACCCGAATAATATACTCACTGAGCACGAAGTAAAATTCACCTCTGAGGGTATCACCACCAAAGCCCTCAGAGCAAGGCCGCGCTGA
- a CDS encoding HAD family hydrolase, with protein MKYIIWDWNGTLLDDVSVCIDVMNGMLRRRGLRELTPRRYREIFGFPVEGYYRAAGLDLEREPFPALAAEYIEEFNRRALNCGLRRGAEGALKGLRDRGYAQLLVSASERSALLEQAGRYGVTGYFQAVLGTGDVLAVTKEGIAREYMEANGISRDSAVFIGDTCHDWQVSEKIGCRCLLVEGGHMSRERLESTGAPVAEDIAGILKEIS; from the coding sequence ATGAAATATATCATCTGGGACTGGAACGGCACGCTATTGGACGACGTATCAGTCTGTATAGACGTAATGAACGGTATGCTTCGTCGCCGGGGGCTCCGGGAGCTTACCCCGCGCCGCTACCGGGAGATATTCGGTTTCCCTGTGGAGGGCTACTACCGGGCGGCGGGGCTGGACCTGGAGCGGGAGCCCTTCCCCGCTCTGGCGGCCGAGTATATCGAAGAGTTTAACCGCAGGGCCCTGAACTGCGGGCTGCGCCGGGGCGCGGAAGGCGCGCTTAAAGGGCTGCGTGACCGGGGGTACGCCCAGCTTCTCGTGTCCGCGTCAGAACGCAGCGCCCTCCTGGAGCAAGCGGGACGCTATGGCGTCACAGGGTATTTCCAGGCGGTGCTGGGAACAGGCGACGTCCTGGCCGTCACCAAGGAGGGCATCGCCCGGGAGTACATGGAGGCAAACGGGATATCAAGGGACAGCGCGGTATTCATAGGAGACACCTGCCACGACTGGCAGGTGTCAGAGAAAATAGGCTGCCGCTGCCTGCTGGTGGAGGGCGGCCACATGAGCCGGGAGAGGCTGGAGAGTACCGGGGCCCCTGTGGCAGAGGACATAGCCGGAATATTAAAGGAGATTTCCTAG
- a CDS encoding RNA-binding domain-containing protein: MMQEGIFMIDFSDLGKYKENNQIEAKKAQGGIPRSIWETYSAFANTLGGVILLGVAEKDDKSFEAVNISEPEKLIKEFWDTINNQNKVSVNILSGKDVYVQDVGGNQIIVINVPRADRPYRPVYVGGNPITGTYRRNGEGDYHCTKEEYQAMVRDAAVMSQDMLVLDEMDLDVFNSESVRSYRQRMRLSRPGHVWEGLDDADFLLRIGAVAIGKDGRKHPTSAGLLMFGSEYEIVREFNHYFLDYQERYDDTTRWTDRIISSSGDWSGNIYDFYFRAYNKLTQDVKVPFKLKSGVRVDDTPLHQALREALANCLVNADYYGRQGVVVIKGREQITFSNPGRFRIELDAAKSGGISDPRNSTLLKMFTLIDIGERAGNGIPSIFSVWSDQGWTEPRYTEEFEPDRITLSLDIENASDKEGDNTSDKTLLTPQQESVRQYLSRHGEGKASEIAELLGVSPSRARAILSEMVSQKILESTGANRNRQYKLKN; this comes from the coding sequence ATGATGCAGGAGGGCATTTTCATGATTGATTTTTCTGATTTAGGAAAATATAAAGAAAATAACCAAATCGAAGCAAAGAAAGCGCAAGGGGGAATACCCAGGAGCATTTGGGAGACCTATTCCGCTTTTGCCAATACCCTCGGCGGCGTTATCCTGCTGGGTGTAGCTGAAAAGGATGACAAGAGTTTTGAGGCAGTTAATATATCGGAACCCGAGAAGCTGATAAAGGAGTTTTGGGATACCATAAACAATCAGAATAAGGTCAGCGTTAATATTCTGTCCGGCAAAGATGTGTATGTGCAGGATGTGGGTGGAAATCAGATCATCGTTATCAATGTGCCCCGCGCTGACCGCCCGTACCGCCCGGTTTATGTGGGAGGTAACCCAATAACCGGCACATACCGCCGAAACGGCGAGGGAGACTATCACTGCACAAAAGAGGAATACCAAGCCATGGTACGGGACGCCGCTGTTATGTCACAGGATATGTTAGTGCTGGATGAGATGGACTTGGATGTGTTTAACAGCGAAAGCGTTCGCAGTTATCGTCAGAGAATGAGGCTTTCCCGGCCCGGCCATGTTTGGGAGGGATTGGATGATGCTGATTTTCTGCTTCGTATTGGAGCCGTTGCGATTGGGAAAGACGGCAGAAAGCACCCTACATCAGCAGGGCTTCTCATGTTTGGCAGCGAGTATGAGATCGTAAGAGAATTTAACCACTACTTTTTGGACTACCAGGAGCGGTACGATGATACTACCCGATGGACAGACCGTATCATCTCTTCATCAGGCGACTGGAGCGGCAATATATATGATTTCTACTTTAGGGCATACAACAAGCTGACACAGGACGTCAAGGTGCCTTTCAAGCTGAAAAGCGGTGTTCGGGTGGACGATACGCCTTTGCACCAGGCGCTGAGAGAGGCGCTGGCCAACTGCCTGGTGAACGCCGACTATTATGGAAGGCAGGGTGTTGTGGTTATTAAAGGCCGGGAACAGATCACATTCTCAAATCCGGGACGTTTCCGTATTGAGCTTGACGCCGCGAAAAGCGGAGGCATATCCGACCCGCGCAACAGCACGCTGCTGAAAATGTTCACGCTGATCGATATTGGTGAGAGAGCCGGGAACGGTATTCCAAGTATATTTTCCGTGTGGTCCGACCAAGGATGGACTGAGCCGAGATATACTGAGGAGTTTGAACCGGACAGAATCACTTTATCGCTTGATATTGAGAACGCAAGCGACAAAGAAGGCGATAACACAAGCGATAAAACACTCCTCACACCCCAGCAGGAGAGCGTCCGGCAATACCTAAGCCGACACGGCGAGGGCAAAGCATCAGAAATTGCTGAGCTGCTGGGTGTCAGCCCATCGAGAGCGCGGGCTATCCTCAGCGAAATGGTTTCACAGAAGATCCTTGAGAGTACAGGAGCTAATCGCAACAGACAATATAAATTGAAAAACTGA
- a CDS encoding patatin-like phospholipase family protein: protein MSRKALALEGGSLRCLFSAGVTDLMMEEGLLWDGVIGVSAGALTGVNIVAGQKGRTAAVNLGYVNDPRYMGFRSLVKNKSIFNFDFLFGEISDTLIPLDRETFKNSPIKYTAVATSCIDGGVRYYEKSQVEDIYPAIRASASLPLLAPMVTVEGEPCLDGGLSVSIPYKKPLEEGYDKVVVVTTREHGYRKEPVSRAMARVYARVYRRYPELVRAILNVPRHYNAELGEIDRLEAEGKIFVIRPREPVTVSRTEKDVEKLQALYDQGQEVCRGALPKLREYLES from the coding sequence ATGAGCAGAAAAGCTTTGGCCCTGGAGGGCGGGTCCCTCAGGTGCCTGTTCTCGGCGGGGGTCACAGACCTGATGATGGAGGAGGGCCTCCTGTGGGACGGCGTTATCGGCGTGTCCGCCGGGGCCCTTACGGGGGTGAACATCGTCGCCGGGCAGAAGGGCCGCACGGCGGCGGTGAACCTGGGGTATGTGAACGATCCCAGGTACATGGGCTTTAGGAGTCTTGTGAAGAATAAGAGCATCTTCAACTTCGATTTTCTCTTCGGGGAGATAAGCGATACCCTGATACCCCTTGACAGGGAGACCTTTAAAAACTCCCCCATAAAATACACCGCCGTTGCCACAAGCTGCATAGACGGCGGCGTAAGGTACTACGAAAAAAGCCAGGTGGAGGATATCTACCCGGCCATAAGGGCCAGCGCCAGTCTGCCCCTTCTGGCCCCCATGGTGACGGTGGAGGGGGAGCCCTGTCTTGACGGCGGCCTGTCCGTGTCCATACCCTATAAAAAGCCCCTTGAGGAGGGCTATGACAAGGTGGTGGTGGTCACCACCAGGGAGCATGGCTACCGCAAGGAGCCTGTTTCCAGGGCCATGGCCAGGGTGTATGCCCGGGTCTACAGGAGGTACCCGGAGCTGGTGCGGGCCATACTCAACGTGCCTAGGCACTATAACGCGGAGCTGGGCGAGATAGACCGGCTTGAGGCAGAGGGTAAGATATTTGTGATACGCCCAAGGGAGCCTGTCACTGTGTCCCGCACGGAGAAGGACGTGGAGAAGCTTCAGGCGCTGTATGACCAGGGGCAGGAGGTTTGCCGCGGGGCTTTGCCGAAGCTCAGGGAGTACCTGGAGAGTTGA
- a CDS encoding inorganic diphosphatase, whose translation MNIWHDISPKRIKSDDFFAVIEISKGSKSKYELDKDTGLLKLDRVLYTSTHYPANYGFIPRTYANDGDPLDVLVLCSENIIPMSLVRCYPIGVIIMDDGGSEDEKIIAIPFDDPTYNSYKSISQLPMHIFEEMRHFFKVYKQLEQDKNTEISEARGPEDAKAVIDACLDKYLNDFCKA comes from the coding sequence ATGAACATCTGGCACGATATCTCCCCAAAACGCATTAAATCCGACGACTTTTTCGCCGTAATTGAAATCTCAAAGGGCAGCAAGTCCAAGTACGAGCTGGACAAGGACACCGGGCTTTTGAAGCTTGACAGGGTGCTGTATACCTCCACCCACTACCCGGCGAACTACGGCTTTATCCCCCGCACCTACGCAAACGACGGCGACCCCCTGGACGTGCTGGTGCTCTGTTCGGAGAACATCATCCCCATGTCCCTGGTGCGCTGTTATCCCATCGGGGTGATAATTATGGACGACGGCGGCTCTGAGGACGAGAAGATAATCGCCATCCCCTTCGACGACCCCACCTATAACAGCTATAAGAGCATCTCCCAGCTGCCCATGCACATCTTCGAGGAGATGCGCCACTTCTTCAAGGTCTATAAGCAGCTGGAGCAGGACAAGAACACCGAGATAAGCGAGGCCCGGGGGCCCGAGGACGCAAAGGCCGTGATAGACGCGTGTCTTGACAAGTACCTGAACGATTTTTGCAAGGCGTAA